CACTCGTCGGAAGAGACGATGAATAGTACCACAGGGTACTATTCACGTGAGCTGCATGAGCTCTTTCATTTTCATGGATGGATGAAGCCCTCGACGTGGCTCTCCGTCATTCGCTGATCCTTTCTTGTCCTTATTCCTATTTCGTCTTTTTTCTAATAAATAAGAGTCGTCGTGGCAAGGTGCAATTGGTTGCAAGAGTTTTTGTCTCCTTCTCACTTAAATGAGAGTTGTCCCATTGATATCATGTGTAGCATTTCAAGGTCacgtttttttctttcttttctttacaTAAAAAACCACCATATAATTGATAACATGTCATTGGAAGGAAATAAGAGATATTGGAGGATAAAATGTGGTTGGCCTTTGTTCTAGCTATTGGGCCTGGTATTTTCGTTTTCCCCACCCCCAGTAACAGGCCCAGATGCGCCTTTTGACTAAAATATAGTGCATCAAGCTTTTGCTAATGCACCCCTGGCTCTTAGGCAGATTTACAttttatttgaaacttgtttCTCTTCTAACTTTTAATTCGTAAACCagttttctttcaaataaaaaatcaataaaaatatattttagatagTTCAATGTGTGTAGATaattttagtgttttttttagatttttagaaattgtttttctATGTTTAATAAATCCTTTCTTGCAACATGTTCGTTTCCTTTTATGTTTAGTATGTCTTACAAAATAATTCGATTAGAGGCCTTATGGGttgaatttaattgccattttttgtgtgatatcagtagactcatataccatattgtgtgaaaaaaataaaagtctaattctatgttttggttaggttttcattagattttctatacccgatttatgtacgttcccaaacggataaccatgtgaatttgacctataatttgctttgcctttatgcaattgacttagtttctttttgtacatataagtagggatgtttagaggtcctaagacctggagttgaatttttcaagtcatgttttcttattttacttgatttttctttttcacttgtaaataactcacctttggttaacgatcgcaccataatttgtccgaatgacctataattttgtatgaaacttcttgacttgttttgtgattgcttagacaccttttagaggtcattagctactgactcaTAGCATTTGAGTACATCTTTCTAACTTAACTCCTAATTTGAactctattaactagttttgacctagttttgtatagttttgttagaactttgcttgtttcaagttaattgactaacatagattggtataaggtcttggacctataaatgaactaattgctactgactttaagctttgttcatgtttttcatttgctttttgtttcgattaatggatgtttgttcgctaattgttaagtgacgatttatgcgatactttggtaactctttgtgaatattttcgtgtagtgccatatggattttgtgtttgatttaggacacttatttccttggttttCTACTGCCCcagggctctcttctcatcttgttggagttgtaactccattcttttgccatgttcccttagactcttccttctttgttaagaggaattgagataggttatgATAGTTATCCTTAACCTTAGGGCCacttgtagattagaataacatagattagagaataagttagttcccctttgttcattctttttctttttcaactttaaaacattaacaaataaagatacgaatcacattaagaaagtgatagagaaatgagtgggattcattccctaatctgtttctcaatcacttagtggcatagaaatgagtgggattcattccctaatctgtttctcggtcactacttaatgggagagaaatgagtgggattcattccctaatctgtttctcaaacattaattaatgggatagaaatgagtgggattcattccctaatctgtttcttgaacattatataatgggatagaagtgagtgggattcattccctaatctgcttcttgatcattatacattttatgtgattctaatcgcaaataaattccccttaaaaaatactcaaccaaaaacacttaaaacacttaataaaggctcaaattaaaacaaagtgacgaagtggtgcgaaaccttgtattgggttttgttcatcatgtagttacataaaaaacacaaacccaagttcactcttttgccttgttaggcgcctaagaacatgttgagtccattccaaaagtaggcgtataagtctccaaaggtcgagcatcgtggattgtgaccttaacctctgttcaactaaaaaacacaaaacaaatggaaactattgagccgaactacggtcgctctgattccttgtaagggatacgtaggcattgggtcgcggggcctaagcgagcacacttgtaaataattccttcttttccccgtatttcttttgcattcattcgcatttaggtttagacatagatacaccctttagatagaaacaaacataggtggataccatcgagtacgatgggcgtgaggggtgctagcaccttccccttgcgtaaccgactcccgtgcctagattctctggtcgaaagaccttgttcttgttcgagttaggtttcctagtattcctttcccttatgggataaatatattagtggcgactctgattccatttttcgcagAAGCGACACCACCTACATCCAATAGCTTTCTTGTGGTTAGGTAAGCGGACAAGTTTTAAAGTATTGCTCTTCATTAAGGAGGTCATTTTAGATTGAGTAGCTTTTCTCCAATTCTCATAAGAAATACCTTGCTCATAAGTGTTAGGTTCATAGATGGATGACATGTTGAGAATATATTGTGTATGTGATGTAGATAAGAGAGGAAGCATGAAGGGGATGCTTACTTGAAGAAGAGGTTGGAGATTCATCTAAATTAGTAGAGTGAATTTCATTCTCAATCAAGTTACAATGATAATCTTGTAGGAATGTGGGAGGGTGAATAattctagaagatcttctaggTTGAAAATTGAGTCGGGTAAGTTGAGTGAAGACTCTCTGATAGGTGAGTGATTTGAGTGAGGATGTTGTGTGTTTGATTGAGAAGTTGTATAATTATTAGATAATGTATTTGGTGTATGGACATTAGGTGTGGTATGTTGAGTAGATGTGGATCAGGTGTATGGATATTGGGTGTATCGTGAGTATGCAGATCTGGGGTGATATTATGGTTGGAATCATAAATGTAAGGGAATTCAAATATATCAATTGGAGAAAAAGGATTATGAGATAAATTCTGAGAAGTAGATGATGCGTGATTAGAATATCTGTAAGCAAAATGGactcaaagaaaataaaatctcttgacaaaaaaattatttagattGTAAGTCAAATAGAATATGTCCCTTAACACCTATTTGGAGACGTAAATACATACAATTCTTGGATATAGAATCTAATTTATTCCTATTATATTATAGTGTTGAATCAAAGCAATGAGAACCAAAAACCTTTAAGAGATTGAGATCAGGCAAGCATTGATGTAAAACAtgaaaaaatgacatgttttgcaAGAAAGGTGTAGGGAGTCTATTTATGATATGAATAGCATGACTTATTGCATATGACCAAAAAATATTAGGTAATTGAGCTTAAAATAGAAGAGCTCTAGTAAAGCCAAGAATGTGTTGGTGTTTTCTCTCAATTATCCCATTTTGTTTAGGTGTTCCAACACATGAAGTATGGTGTATAATGCTAGATTCTATATAGAAATCTCTAAGGAGAAATTCATTGCCATTATCCGACCTCATGCATAAACTTCATGAGAAATATCCATGTAAATCTACTTTTATCATCCACCACTGTAAGAAAATATTTGTGACTAGGTCAATAATAGCAACAAACCTGTGAGTACTGTGAGGAAAGGGTAATCTCTTTTGCTTGGCATAGAAGAAAACATCACAAGGCATATCAGTTTGCATAATTTGAACAAAAGGAAAGATTTTCTTTATTTCAAGTAACTTGTTATATGAAGGATGACCAAGTCTTAAGTACCAAATGTTACAATTATTGTCATGTGTAAAAGTAGATTGATTAACAAAGTTGGCACATgaattttacttcaaaatgagaGAATTAATTAATGCATCAGAGTGGTAAGGTGGTGTGTATGGTACCGCAACATGAGGATGATTGAGAATGTAAAGTCCACCTCTTAATTCAGTTGCATCAATCATCTTATTCTCTATCGAACTAGAAGCTACCCTTCAACATAATAGAGTTCAATCcaattctcacaaatctccaccttggaacaaactctatagTATCAAAGaccaaactagctttcttcatgcaactttatcaactgcatactgtggaaaaacttgcagctcggcaatgtcttggtgatcatatcagcaacattgtgatctgttgaaaccttcagcacttggacttccccacgctcgattactcctttgATGAAATGAAACCTCAGATCGATGTGCTTGGCTCGCTCATGATATGTTGAGTTCTTCAACAGGTGTATAAcactctgactatcacatttaacagtgatacctcgacatTGAAATTTCTGCTCCTTTGCAAAGcgttcaagccacaatgcttagAGGTAGCATAAaagctgtcgaatgcctcattgcaaaattcaaggccactatcggttctcaacctcttgacctttctgccagtttgattttcgaccagagtcttccaactttcgAAATtctcacaattaataaataacaattaattttattttaaaataaaattgaccAGAGTGCATTTTGTTGGATGTTCATATCATACATTTAAAATCTCTCCTTATAGCTTTATGAGGCTTTACTAGTACATTAATGACATGTAAATTAGGACAAGTTTGAGTGACTTTGTATTAGCATAATTTTGGTAACTTTCGTTTAAAAATCATTTTCTCATATCAATATAATATActttaattattcatttatttatcatattaagtAAAGTTATCAAAGTCATAAGTACAATAAAGTTATCCAAGTTATTCACTATAAACTAGTAAAAaatccgtgctatcgcacgggtcccgTCTGAGTTCATATAACAGGTCTATCAGACCATCATTTATAAAGTATCGATTCATTTTTCAAGTGGTTTACATTCACATAGTTATAAATATAGGCTAATGATATGCATTTGCTTTTTAAGCATTGATTCATACTTAGAATTGAGAACTTTTATTATAAGTATGAGAACTTTTATTCTCACATTCTCACATAGTTATAAATATAGGCTAATGATATGCATTTGCTTTAGTTATAGTGAGAAATGAGAACTTTAGGGCATATCTAGTGAGAATGAgtaatttatatgagaatgtgagaatgaatctataccattaaattttaaaataaatagtggaGATTAAATTAGAATAGTGTTTTTCTCTCTCCTcacttattaaaataaatgatggaggaaagagaaaaaaatattgacaTTTAATATcctccatttattttaaaatctaatggttcagattcattctcatataaaaatgtcattctcatatgatatatatatatatatatatatatatatatatatatatatatatatatatatatatatatatatatatatatatatatatatatatatatatatatatatataggggacgactcaagtgcacttggttattatgataaatgagaacaacgaatcacgaccattaaattttgatttgttgattttaatgaactggattggtttctctttctatgttgatttaaaataaatattaaggatcatagaaagaacgagaaaccaatcaagtccattaaaatcaacaaattaaaatttaatggtagtgattcattgttctcatttctcataataaccaagtgttctcacttgagtcgtatatatatatatatatatatatatatatatatatatatatatagaggagggatcaaattacacccgaagagttacaccacgagttacactcgttcaataactacatttcgaattaatattttttaaattcaaccgttggattgaaacataatatcatatagatcatacctataaagtttgagcttaatctataatgatttactatgtcattgaattacatcaaaattaacgttatatgaaagctcattttgacgttaatctttggatatcttgatcgtatagtaaatcattatagattaagctcaaactttataggtatgatctatatgatattatgtttcaatccaacggttgaatttaaaaaatattaattcgaaatgtagttattgaacgagtgtaactcgtggtgtaactcttcgggtgtaatttgatccctcctcatatatatgaggagggatcaaattacacccgaagagttacaccacgagttacactcgttcaataactacatttcgaattaatattttttaaattcaaccgttggattgaaacataatatcatatagatcatacctataaagtttgagcttaatctataatgatttactatgtcattgaattacatcaaaattaacgttatatgaaagctcattttgacgttaatctttggatatcttgatcgtatagtaaatcattatagattaagctcaaactttataggtatgatctatatgatattatgtttcaatccaacggttgaatttaaaaaatattaattcgaaatgtagttattgaacgagtgtaactcgtggtgtaactcttggagtgtaatttgatccctcctcatatatatgaggagggatcaaattacacccgaagagttacaccacgagttacactcgttcaataactacatttcgaattaatattttttaaattcaaccgttggattgaaacataatatcatatagatcatacctataaagtttgagcttaatctataatgatttactatacgatcaagatatccaaagatcatatatatatatatatatatatatatatatatatatatatatatatatatatatatatatatatatatatatatatatatatatatatatatatatatatatatatatatatatatatatatatatatatatatatatatatgagggatcaaattacactctTAAGTTACACtaatatatgaggagggatcaaattacactctTAAGTTACACTAATAGTTACACTCCTTTAtgacctttgattttattttaatctaacggttattAAATGACTTTTTGACTCACATgattattactaaaattaaattcCTCcactttttttttgaatcaaatgaAGATTGAATTAATTCAAAAGCAATGGAATACAAGGTGATCGCTCGGATCCAGCCCCCAAGAAAGACAAAAAGAAGATAAAAGCTAAAAAGCCATCAACTTTGCTATATGTGGCCTAAGATTTTTGCTATACCAACCCCTATACACAATTATATCTATAATATTATCCACGATTTTAGCCTTATCAACTGCATTACCAAAACAAATATCGTTACGATATTTCCATACGCTATAAATAGTCTCTGCAGCAGCTAACTTCAGGATGGATGCTCTCCACCCTTTACCATTAGTATTCttgctcaaccataaaatttcTGCATCCCAAGATTGCGGAGTATGACTAACCTGAATCCAAGCAAGAATTTTGGCCCAAATACAAACTGTATCAGGACAAACAAAAAGTAGATGGTTAATAGACTCCTCATCACTCTTACAAAGACAACACCTGTTATCAGAAACCATCCCAAACCGAAAGAGACGTTGTCTCGTAGCCAATCTACCATGACAAGCAAGCCACATAGTCATCAGGGCCCTCGGTCTAGCAACGTTATGACGAAATATTTTCCTCCAACTAACATgagattatttttaatatttctttttaataaataaatacatgattctttttaatatttcttaaaaaaaaatcagaattctcaaatatttttctggattcttaataaaaaatagtttcttattattttcaaaataatatataaaaattttgattttaatatcaaactaattttcataagattatcactttatgtatatatttttggatTTACAACATAATTATTATGTACACATTacttgttattttaatttttccttgaatatttttaatagaattttctaatatatttaaaaacttataaattttatagtgtagtttaattaaataaaatattactttatttaagtaaaacaaaaaaataaaaaaatttgtttaaaattgagaggaaagaaattttttattaaaaataaaaattattattaataaataagtactagtttcattattgtttacaaaataatattcaaattatgtgaaaaaaattaaataacaagtAAAGAGTGTATAATAATTTAGTTTTgaataaaatagataaaaaaatataaaatgaatttttataaaatgatcactttaattattttataaagtgaccattttattaaaattcatgtaatataatttaaagaaaaaaaatcctccttttttttacataaatttaattttttaaatttgtttaaaatatatgaattatattaatttaatgaaaataataaaccAAATTTATCAAAAGTGAGAGAAGACTAATTTTATCtcgtaataaataaaaaagtaattctttttaatatctgaaaaatttgttttaatatttattaataataatttttatttttaataaaaaatttcttgcctctcaattttaaacaaatttttatttttattacactATTTTGTAACCATTGATTGTACTTTAATCTAACGGTAATTAAATAACCTCTTTTGGACTCATCATTTACCTGATTCTTTCTAAAGATAGTTTCctctatttttggtaataaataaaaacatgaatttttaaatattaaataagccaaaaaatatgaatttttaaatacttttgaaaaattattgattcttaataaaaaataatttctttttatatttaaaataatctcacttttttgtattttctttatattaacttttattatattcaactaaagaaaataatgaattatgattctaaatatttcttaaaaaatcataatttttaataaaaacagctttttttttattttaaatgagtttctttaatatttttaatacgatttcataatctatttaaaaatttatagatTTCATAGTGTGCTTAAAGTGAATAAAATTTTGTTTAACttagaaaaattaataaatattaaaatttaattttttttagttttatccacttaaaaaatattatttaatttattttataatattgcaTACTATTGGTTTAAAAAGTATTAGttgcatttatatataaatttacttaatttaaagaaaaacatgaataaaattttgttttattttgaaaatattattaaatattaaaatgcacgttttttttttaatttcttatccattttaaaaaatattttttaatttttattatataaaacaatatttaccCACTTAAAATACACAATGAAATttataagttttaaaataaattacaaaattatattagaaaatattaaataaaaaataaaatagtgaatAAAATGTACATAATAATTATGTTGTAGTCGAAAAAATTATCATTTACTATAGGAAAATGTACATTATACAATGTACAAAATCgtattaaaaacataaaagaaattaaataaaagataagttggtttaaaattaagaataattttttttattaacaattatgatttttaagaaatatttaaaattataatttattatttactatagttgaatataataaaagttaatataaagaaaatacaaaagttaagattattttaaaaataagaaaaaattagtt
The Vicia villosa cultivar HV-30 ecotype Madison, WI linkage group LG6, Vvil1.0, whole genome shotgun sequence genome window above contains:
- the LOC131613364 gene encoding uncharacterized protein LOC131613364, translating into MTMWLACHGRLATRQRLFRFGMVSDNRCCLCKSDEESINHLLFVCPDTVCIWAKILAWIQVSHTPQSWDAEILWLSKNTNGKGWRASILKLAAAETIYSVWKYRNDICFGNAVDKAKIVDNIIDIIVYRGWYSKNLRPHIAKLMAF